The window GGCTCACCCGGGCACCCCCTGACCCTGCTGGGCACCCCCGGCTCACCCGGGCACCCCatgagccctgctgggcaccccCGGCTCACCCGGGCACCCCCTGAACCCTgctgggcacccccagctcacccGGGCACCTCATGCGTCACCCTGGGGGCCCCGAATTCTTGCCAGGGTCTCTATGTGTCACCTGGGTCCCCCAAAATCTGTGCACACCCGTCGTCCACGATGGGCACCCCAAGATTGCTGTGTCTGCGGGCCCCAATGTCCCACGGACACCCCTGGGCTCCCCGGAGTGAGAAAGTCCCACAGACACCCCGTGTCCCCTGTGGGCACCCCAAGATTCCCATATCTGTGCATCCCAATGTCCCATGGACACCCCTGGGTTCCCCGGAGTCCCACGGACACCCCGTGTCCCCTGTGGGCACCCCAAGATTGCTGTGTCTGCGCACCCCAATGTCCATGGGGCACGCCAGATCTTGGCTGGGCTCCCCGGTGTCCCACGGACACCCCGTGTCCCCTGTGGGCACCCCAAGAGCTCCCACATCCTTGCCAGGCTCGCAGGGACACCCGCTGTATCGCaggcaccccaaaatccctccctgcaccccccatccctgcagggtcCCCCTGGCTCTCGTCCCCCCTCAGTCAGCTCGGGGCGGCGCTCTCGGGGCGGCAGCGCCCTGGGGTGGGCGATAAGGGGCGCCGATAAGGGGGGCCCCGCGGGCGCTGCCCCCCGCCCTGCCCCATTCCCCGGCGGGGAGCGGCCGGCGCTGGCGGGAGCTGCCGGGGGGGAACCGGGGGGGAACCGGGGGGAACCGGGCGTGCGGCTCCCGCCCATCCCCTGCGCCTTCCCCGCTCCCTGAACGGGGGGAGCACCCGGGGAGCGCCACATTCGGCACCCGGGGAGCCCCACAGGGGTCCCCGCGCCTGCGTTTGTGGGGTGCAGCAATGCCGGACACTTTTCCGAAATGTGGGGGGCACCCAGGCGTTCAGCGCTCTCCCCATATCCCCCCACCCCGTGGGGATTGCCACTTCCAGCCCCCCCCCCAAAACACGAgggggggacaggagggtgCTGGGGTCCTGCTGATGatccgtgcctcagtttccccggGCCGTTGGCGGTGGGGAGGCTGGGGGGGGGCTCTGCTCCCCGGAGAGCAGCGGGGACAGTGTGTCTTTGTgtgccagggggacagggaccccccccTGCTGCCGGTTAATGGGATAATGGGGGCTTTATTGCTGCGGGGGGCTCGGGCACCCCCCACTCACACACCCCAGAGTTAACCGTTCCCGTGCCGGGCTGGAGGCAGTGGCAGGGCAGACAGCGCTGGGTGCAGACAgagaggaaactgaggcacagagaggggaGGGTGTAGTGGGCATCCCTGGCATGGGGGGGGTGATGCTGCTTGTGCCAGGGGTCTCTGATGTGGGGTGTGCAGAGAGTCCCTGATTTAGGGCTCCTGGGGGGCTCTGATTTGGGGTGTGCAGGGGGTCCCTGATTCAGGGTTTTCTCAGGGGTCCCTGATGTGGGGTGTGTGGGAGGGTCGCTGGTACAGGGTGCTCCAGGGGTCCCTGACTTGGGATTTCTGGGGGGGTCCAGATGTGGGGTGTGCAGAGGGTCACTGGTACAGGGTGCTCCAGGGGTTCCCCTGTCATGGGGCACTCCAGGGGCCACTGACTTGGGGTGCCCTGGGAGTCTCTGTCATTGGAATTTCTGTCATTGGAATTTCCGTCATGGGGTGCTCTGCGGGTCTCTGTCATGGAGCACCCCACGAGTCCCTGCTGTGGGAGGCCCTGCCCCGGGGTGCCCTGGGGGTCCCTGACTCGGGGGTCCCCCCAGGGTACATCCCTAGTTACCTGGACAAAGATGAACAGTGCGTGGTGTGCGGGGACAAGGCCACCGGCTACCACTACCGCTGCATCACCTGCGAGGGCTGCAAGGTGAGCTGGGGCacggggggtttggggggctcagggggggctcagcagggctcactGTGTCCCCCCCCTTTCGCCCTCCCCAGGGATTTTTCCGTCGGACCATCCAGAAGAACTTGCACCCCACCTACTCCTGCAAATACGATGGGTGCTGCGTCATCGACAAGATCACCCGCAaccagtgccagctgtgccgCTTCAAGAAGTGCATCTCCGTGGGCATGGCCATGGACTGTGAgttggggggcactggggggcatGGCTGGTGGGGCAGGTTGGGGTCCTGGCACTTTGGGGTGCCCAGATCAGCTGCAGGACCCCAGGGAAGGTTGGGGTCCCGGCACTTTGGGGTGCCCAGATCAGCTGCAGGACCCCAGGGCAGGTTGAGATCCTGGCACTTTGGGGTGCCCAGATcagctgcaggacctcagggcAGGTTGGGGTCCTGGCACTTTGGGGTGCCCAGATCAGCTGCAGAACTCCAGGGCAGGTTGGAGTTCCAGCACTTTGGGGTGCCCAGATcagctgcaggacctcagggcAGGTTGGGGTCCTGGCACTTTGGGGTGCAATGGGGTACCCAGATCAGCTGCAGAACTCCAGGGCAGGTTGGAGTTCCAGCACTTTGGGGTACCCACTTTTGCTGCAAGACCCCGGGGCAGGTTGGGGCCCTGGCATTTTGGGGTGCACAGATCAGCTGCAGGACCCTAGGGCAGGTTGGAGTCCTGGCATTGTGGGGCACATTGGGGTACCCAGATCAGCTGCAGGATCCCAGGGCAGGTTGGGGTCCTGGCATTTTGGGGTGCCCAGATCAGCTGCAGGAGCAATCTGGCATTTCAGATGCTGCAGTGGGGTGGGATGCACGAATGGGGAGTCCTTGCTGATTGTGGGGGTCCCAGATGATAGTGGGGGGCTTTGAGGAGGTGGGTTGGGGTGGTGGTGCTGTGGGGTGAGTTGGgatgcctggagcagcaggaggaggctggggggTCACTGTGGGTGCAGCTTTGGGGTGCATTGTGAGGGGATCCCCGCCGATTCTGGGGGTGCAGCTGTGGGGTGCATTGTGAGGGGATCCTCACCGATTCTGGGGGTGCAGCTGTGGGGTGCATTGTGAGGGGATCCTCACCGATTCTGGGGGTGCAGCTGTGGGGTGCATTGTGAGGGGATCCTCGCTGATTCTGGGGGTGCAGCTGTGGGGTGCATTGTGAGGGGATCCCCGCTGATTCTGGGGGTGCAGCTGTGGGGTGCATTGTGAGGGGATCCCTGCTGATTCTGGGGGTGCAGCTGTGGGGTGCATTGTGAGGGGATCCTCGCCGATTCTGGGGGTGCAGCTGTGGGGTGCATTGTGAGGGGATCCCCGCTGATTCTGGGGGTGCATTGTGAGGGGATCCCCGCTGATTCTGGGGGTGCAGCTGTGGGGTGCATTGTGAGGGGATCCCTGCTGATTCTGGGGGTGCAGCTGTGGGGTGCATTGTGAGGGGATCCCCGCTGATTCTGGGGGTACAGCTGTGGGGTGCATTGTGAGGGGATCCCCTCTGATTCTGGGGGTGCAGCTGTGGGGTGCATTGTGAGGGGATCCCCGCTGATTCTGGGGGTCCCGGCAGTGGTGCTGGATGACTCCAAGCGGGTAGCCAAGAGGAAGCTGATCGAGGAGaaccgggagcggcggcggaaGGAGGAGATGATCAAATCCCTGCAGCACCGCCCCAACCCCAGCGCCGAGGAGTGGGAGCTGATCCACGTTGTGACAGAAGCCCACCGCAGCACCAATGCCCAGGGCAGCCACTGGAAGCAGAAGCGGAAATTCCTGGTGAGGGGATGCAGTGGAGGGGCTCTGTCACCACCTCGGGCACTCGGCATCGGCGCGCACGTGGTGGCAGCGCCAGGTTTTGGGATGTCACCGTGTCCTTGGGCACTCGAGGGGGGTTGGGACGTTGCCCGGCGTCCTTGAGCTGGTCACCCCCAAAGGGTTCAGGGGTGAGCAGTGACCGAAGGGGACAGCTGTGCCCGCGGgtggccctgggctggccctgccgcTGGcgctgtcactgtccctgtcatgcagctccctctcctggctgctgcaccGGCCCTGCCACGGCTGTTCCCGGTGACATGGGGGCCCCAGAGGGGGGACAGAGTCACATCATGGCCTCAGAGGGGTCCcagggagggggagcagggTCACACTGCGCCCCCAACTCCACTGCCCACCACGGGGGTCCCAGAGGGGGGGCACGGTCACACTGCACCCCCATGTGCCACTGCCCACTGTGGGGGTCACGGAGGGGAAAGAGTCACTCTGCACCCCCTAACACCACTGTGGGGGCCACAGGTTGGTCACACTATGGTCACCCCACACCCCCAGTGCCACCGTGGGTGTCCCAGGGTGGGATATGGTCACACCACACTTCCAACACCACTGCCCGCCATGGGGGTCCCAGAGggtgacacagtgacactgcGTGCCCAAACCCAATGTCCACCGTGGGGGACACAGTCACACTGCACCCCCAATGCCCCCAATGCTGTGGGGGTCCCAAGGGTGGCACGGTCACACCACGCTCCCCAATGCCACCACGGTGGTCCCAGGGGACACATGGTGAACATGACACCCCCCAACACCACCGTGTCCCCCCACAGCCTGAGGACATCGGCCAGTCCCCTATGGCCTCCATGCCTGACGGGGACAAAGTCGACCTGGAGGCGTTCAGCGAGTTTACAAAAATCATCACCCCGGCCATCACCCGCGTGGTCGACTTTGCCAAAAAACTGCCCATGTTTTCAGAGGTAACGCACGCTGGGGACTTTGGGAGGCGTGGGGTGCTCTGCCCAGTGTCTAAATCACACCAAACCacccccaaaactgccccccAGCTGCCTTGTGAGGACCAGATCATCCTGCTGAAGGGGTGCTGCATGGAGATCATGTCGCTGCGGGCGGCCGTGCGCTACGACCCCGAGAGCGAGACGCTGACGCTGAGCGGGGAGATGGCGGTGAAACGGGAGCAGCTCAAGAACGGCGGCCTCGGCGTCGTCTCCGATGCCATCTTCGACCTGGGCAAGTCCCTCTCTGCCTTCAACCTGGATGACACCGAGgtggccctgctccaggctgtgctgctcatgTCCTCAGGTAAGGGGGTGATGGGTGCCCCCGGTGCCCGGGGAGTCAGAGGGTTTGTTGGGTGGGCAGCCCAATGCTCAGAGTTCTCGCTGTCCTGAGGAGGGGTTGGGTGGGCACCCTGATGCCAGAGATCCCCTGCAGGTTTGGGGGGAATTGGGTGGGCGCCCCAATGCCCAGAGGGTGTCCATGGGGATTGTTGTGTTGGCATCTCTTTGCCCACAACCCCCAGCATTTAGAGGTGCATTGGGTGGGCACTGCCATGCCCAGAGGCTGTGCATGGGGATTTTTGTGTTGGCATCTCTTTACCCACGACCCCCAGCATTTAGAGGTGCATTGTGTGGGCACTGCCATGCCCAGAAGGTGTCCATGGGGATGGTTGTGTTGGCATCTCTTTATCCACGACCCCCAGCATTTAGAGGTACATTAGGTGGGCACTGCCATGCCCAGAGGGTGTCCATGGGGATGGTTGTGTTGGCACTTCTTTGCCCACAACCC is drawn from Melospiza georgiana isolate bMelGeo1 chromosome 28, bMelGeo1.pri, whole genome shotgun sequence and contains these coding sequences:
- the THRA gene encoding thyroid hormone receptor alpha, which gives rise to MEQKPSTLDPLSEPEDTRWLDGKRKRKSSQCLVKSSMSGYIPSYLDKDEQCVVCGDKATGYHYRCITCEGCKGFFRRTIQKNLHPTYSCKYDGCCVIDKITRNQCQLCRFKKCISVGMAMDLVLDDSKRVAKRKLIEENRERRRKEEMIKSLQHRPNPSAEEWELIHVVTEAHRSTNAQGSHWKQKRKFLPEDIGQSPMASMPDGDKVDLEAFSEFTKIITPAITRVVDFAKKLPMFSELPCEDQIILLKGCCMEIMSLRAAVRYDPESETLTLSGEMAVKREQLKNGGLGVVSDAIFDLGKSLSAFNLDDTEVALLQAVLLMSSDRTGLICVEKIEKCQETYLLAFEHYINYRKHNIPHFWPKLLMKVTDLRMIGACHASRFLHMKVECPTELFPPLFLEVFEDQEV